A stretch of Cucumis sativus cultivar 9930 chromosome 2, Cucumber_9930_V3, whole genome shotgun sequence DNA encodes these proteins:
- the LOC101212300 gene encoding FCS-Like Zinc finger 10 isoform X2, producing MLRKRTRSVQKDQYRMNQMNVPCSGSELHTKCSSIFKRSHLFTGLSPKGLESDSAKSPTSPLDFWVLSSLGNPLRSPRSSSNEGHRKNWDSSKVGLSIIDSLNNDDSKLFGKVLRSSDSKTALFGPRSVAKKSNCPPQANLIQGPKSLPKNYAIFQVPKTKTPMEQGNSDVIFEIGETPLECEPFGNYSRSFDSYRAFAPRSVINGHSVSSSSTTTESAASPCLGEEPRVSEKYPLTKPCSTSLGLSCDNGSNKPLSASEIELSEDYTCVISHGPNPKTTHIFGDCILGCHSNYLSSSSENEMKEMEFPRPLKSLNTSTSYSLTDFLSMCYSCHKKLDEGKDIYIYRGEKAFCSLTCRSQEMLMDEELEKSIDKTSESSPKSSADHDEDLFETSIGGFA from the exons ATGCTGAGGAAGAGAACAAGGTCGGTTCAGAAAGATCAGTACAGAATGAATCAGATGAATGTCCCTTGTTCTGGTTCTGAGCTTCACACCAAATGTAgttctattttcaaaagatCTCACCTGTTTACTGGGTTGTCTCCTAAAGGTTTAGAGTCTGATTCGGCCAAAAGTCCAACTTCCCCTCTTGATTTTTGGGTACTATCAAGTTTAGGTAACCCTCTTAGATCTCCTAGATCATCATCCAATGAGGGGCATAGAAAGAACTGGGATTCTAGTAAAGTAGGGCTGAGCATTATTGATTCTTTAAATAACGATGATAGTAAACTATTTGGGAAAGTTCTTCGATCATCGGATAGTAAGACCGCTCTCTTTGGACCTCGAAGTGTGGCCAAGAAATCTAATTGTCCACCACAGGCAAATCTTATCCAGGGACCTAAATCCTTGCCTAAAAACTACGCAATTTTCCAGGTACCAAAGACCAAAACTCCCATGGAACAGGGAAACTCTGATGtgatttttgaaattggagaAACCCCGTTAGAATGTGAGCCTTTTGGGAACTACTCTCGTTCTTTTGATTCCTACAGGGCATTTGCTCCTCGATCTGTTATAAATGGCCACAGTGTTAGCAGTAGTAGTACTACTACCGAGAGTGCTGCTTCTCCTTGTTTAGGTGAAGAACCTCGAGTGTCTGAAAAATATCCTCTCACAAAACCGTGTTCGACTTCTTTAGGCTTATCCTGTGACAACGGATCTAATAAGCCTCTCTCAGCAAGTGAGATTGAGCTGTCCGAAGATTATACATGTGTAATTTCACATGGTCCGAACCCGAAAACTACCCATATTTTTGGTGACTGCATTTTAGGATGTCACTCTAATTATTTGAGCTCATCTTCTGAGAATGAAATGAAGGAGATGGAATTCCCTCGTCCTCTTAAAAGCTTGAATACCTCCACATCATATTCATTAACTGACTTCTTAAGCATGTGCTACTCCTGTCACAAGAAACTGGATGAGGGAAAAGACATTTACATTTACAG GGGGGAGAAAGCCTTCTGTAGTCTAACATGCCGTTCCCAGGAGATGCTGATGGACGAAGAACTAGAGAAATCCATTGACAAAACCTCCGAAAGTTCTCCCAAGTCCAGTGCTGACCATGATGAGGACCTTTTTGAAACCAGCATTGGTGGCTTTGCATAA
- the LOC101212300 gene encoding FCS-Like Zinc finger 10 isoform X1, translated as MSPNNIDVEKKLWFCRGEWRIETMLRKRTRSVQKDQYRMNQMNVPCSGSELHTKCSSIFKRSHLFTGLSPKGLESDSAKSPTSPLDFWVLSSLGNPLRSPRSSSNEGHRKNWDSSKVGLSIIDSLNNDDSKLFGKVLRSSDSKTALFGPRSVAKKSNCPPQANLIQGPKSLPKNYAIFQVPKTKTPMEQGNSDVIFEIGETPLECEPFGNYSRSFDSYRAFAPRSVINGHSVSSSSTTTESAASPCLGEEPRVSEKYPLTKPCSTSLGLSCDNGSNKPLSASEIELSEDYTCVISHGPNPKTTHIFGDCILGCHSNYLSSSSENEMKEMEFPRPLKSLNTSTSYSLTDFLSMCYSCHKKLDEGKDIYIYRGEKAFCSLTCRSQEMLMDEELEKSIDKTSESSPKSSADHDEDLFETSIGGFA; from the exons aTGAGCCCAAATAACATTGATGTAGAAAAGAAGCTATGGTTTTGTAGGGGGGAGTGGCGAATCGAAACAATGCTGAGGAAGAGAACAAGGTCGGTTCAGAAAGATCAGTACAGAATGAATCAGATGAATGTCCCTTGTTCTGGTTCTGAGCTTCACACCAAATGTAgttctattttcaaaagatCTCACCTGTTTACTGGGTTGTCTCCTAAAGGTTTAGAGTCTGATTCGGCCAAAAGTCCAACTTCCCCTCTTGATTTTTGGGTACTATCAAGTTTAGGTAACCCTCTTAGATCTCCTAGATCATCATCCAATGAGGGGCATAGAAAGAACTGGGATTCTAGTAAAGTAGGGCTGAGCATTATTGATTCTTTAAATAACGATGATAGTAAACTATTTGGGAAAGTTCTTCGATCATCGGATAGTAAGACCGCTCTCTTTGGACCTCGAAGTGTGGCCAAGAAATCTAATTGTCCACCACAGGCAAATCTTATCCAGGGACCTAAATCCTTGCCTAAAAACTACGCAATTTTCCAGGTACCAAAGACCAAAACTCCCATGGAACAGGGAAACTCTGATGtgatttttgaaattggagaAACCCCGTTAGAATGTGAGCCTTTTGGGAACTACTCTCGTTCTTTTGATTCCTACAGGGCATTTGCTCCTCGATCTGTTATAAATGGCCACAGTGTTAGCAGTAGTAGTACTACTACCGAGAGTGCTGCTTCTCCTTGTTTAGGTGAAGAACCTCGAGTGTCTGAAAAATATCCTCTCACAAAACCGTGTTCGACTTCTTTAGGCTTATCCTGTGACAACGGATCTAATAAGCCTCTCTCAGCAAGTGAGATTGAGCTGTCCGAAGATTATACATGTGTAATTTCACATGGTCCGAACCCGAAAACTACCCATATTTTTGGTGACTGCATTTTAGGATGTCACTCTAATTATTTGAGCTCATCTTCTGAGAATGAAATGAAGGAGATGGAATTCCCTCGTCCTCTTAAAAGCTTGAATACCTCCACATCATATTCATTAACTGACTTCTTAAGCATGTGCTACTCCTGTCACAAGAAACTGGATGAGGGAAAAGACATTTACATTTACAG GGGGGAGAAAGCCTTCTGTAGTCTAACATGCCGTTCCCAGGAGATGCTGATGGACGAAGAACTAGAGAAATCCATTGACAAAACCTCCGAAAGTTCTCCCAAGTCCAGTGCTGACCATGATGAGGACCTTTTTGAAACCAGCATTGGTGGCTTTGCATAA
- the LOC101204116 gene encoding uncharacterized protein LOC101204116 has product MVVLTTKLLGQGTGSFPLLTAHKFSSPRKKFETTKLSKATNSETNTKKANLSVKKREKIRLPSYSGQGRTYHIKEFLNHPSGIEAMLNKNALKSFQLLDANTYRCTLPKLQLLNFEAAPTLDLRVIPTDEDFTVEMLSCKFEGSELVERQNEHFSALMINHLTWDTIDSNSYLEVDVKLNLSLEIYTLPFTLMPTAAVENPGNLMLQALLDNLVPLLLRQLMQDYEKWISQQLDHSQLSIS; this is encoded by the exons ATGGTGGTTTTAACTACTAAATTGCTTGGGCAAGGAACAGGGTCGTTTCCATTGCTTACTGCTCACAAGTTTAGTTCACCGAG gaagaaatttgaaacgACTAAGCTATCCAAGGCCACCAATTCTGAGACTAATACCAAGAAGGCAAACTTATCTGTCAAAAAAAGGGAGAAGATCAGATTGCCTAGTTATAGTGGCCAAGGCAGGACGTATCATATCAAAGAATTCCTGAATCATCCTTCAGGAATTGAAGCAATGCTTAACAAAAATGCCTTAAAAAGTTTCCAGTTACTTGATGCTAACACATACAG ATGCACTCTGCCTAAATTGCAacttttgaactttgaagCTGCACCTACACTGGATTTACGAGTGATCCCGACAGATGAAGATTTTACCGTTGAGATGCTTTCGTGCAAG TTTGAAGGTTCTGAATTGGTGGAACGCCAAAACGAACATTTTTCAG CCTTGATGATTAATCACTTGACATGGGACACAATCGATTCAAATTCATATCTGGAAGTTGATGTGAAGTTGAATTTGTCTCTGGAG ATTTATACACTTCCCTTCACCCTAATGCCTACCGCGGCAGTCGAGAATCCAGGAAATTT GATGCTACAAGCTCTCTTGGACAACCTTGTGCCTCTACTGCTGCGGCAATTAATGCAAGATTATGAAAAATGGATTAGTCAGCAGCTAGATCATTCTCAACTCTCCATCTCTTGA
- the LOC101203871 gene encoding acetylglutamate kinase, chloroplastic, protein MPAVESLLSPSASKLFTSKSLLNPSISSSSIFSPAPRFRRLPSSSSSSSLSIRCSATQQMEAVVDSVTPGQFRVDVLSESLPFIQKFRGKTIVVKYGGAAMKSRSLQASVVNDLVLLSCVGLRPILVHGGGPEINNWLKRLNIEVVFRDGLRVTDAETMKIVSMVLVGDVNKNLVSLINKAGASAAGLCGVDGRLLMARPAPNAAQLGFVGEVARVDPTVLQALLDKGHIPVVSSVAADESGQMYNINADTVAGELAAALGAEKLILLTDVAGILEDRDDPKSLVKQIDIKGVKKMMDEGRIGGGMIPKVNCCVRSLAQGVRTASIIDGRLEHSLLLEIMTDNGAGTMIIG, encoded by the coding sequence ATGCCGGCAGTCGAAAGCTTGTTAAGTCCATCCGCATCCAAACTATTTACTTCCAAATCCTTGCTCAATCCTTCCATTTCCAGTTCCTCGATCTTCTCGCCCGCTCCGCGATTCCGCAGattaccttcttcttcttcgtcgtCGTCGCTGTCGATCAGATGTTCAGCCACTCAGCAAATGGAGGCTGTGGTTGATTCTGTTACTCCAGGGCAGTTCCGAGTCGATGTTCTCTCAGAATCACTGCCATTCATCCAGAAATTTCGAGGTAAAACGATCGTTGTCAAGTACGGAGGTGCCGCCATGAAATCGCGGTCGCTTCAAGCTTCGGTTGTTAACGACCTTGTTCTTCTCTCCTGCGTCGGCCTTCGCCCGATCTTAGTCCATGGCGGTGGGCCGGAAATCAATAACTGGCTCAAACGCCTCAACATTGAGGTCGTTTTCCGCGACGGTCTTCGAGTGACCGATGCCGAGACAATGAAAATAGTATCGATGGTATTGGTCGGCGACGTTAACAAGAATCTAGTTTCATTGATCAATAAGGCGGGAGCATCAGCCGCAGGGCTCTGTGGTGTGGACGGCCGGCTACTCATGGCTCGGCCAGCTCCTAACGCGGCACAGTTAGGGTTCGTAGGCGAGGTCGCACGTGTGGACCCTACGGTTCTACAGGCACTTCTGGACAAAGGCCACATTCCGGTGGTCTCATCGGTGGCTGCCGATGAGTCAGGGCAGATGTACAACATCAACGCGGACACAGTCGCTGGAGAATTAGCGGCGGCGCTAGGGGCAGAGAAGCTGATCTTACTAACGGATGTGGCGGGGATTCTGGAAGATCGTGATGATCCGAAAAGCTTAGTGAAACAGATAGACATTAAAggagtgaagaagatgatggaCGAGGGAAGAATCGGCGGAGGGATGATTCCGAAGGTGAATTGTTGTGTCCGATCTTTAGCTCAGGGAGTGAGGACGGCGAGTATCATCGACGGAAGGCTGGAGCATTCGTTGCTGCTAGAAATCATGACAGACAATGGAGCTGGAACCATGATTATTGGCTAA
- the LOC101212545 gene encoding dentin sialophosphoprotein, whose translation MYNGIGLQTPRGSGTNGYIQTNKFFVRPKTGKVAESTRGFEEDQGTAGVSKKPNKDILEHDRKRQIELKLVILEDKLNEQGYTEKEISEKLREARENLEAASGSEEKDGSSAIVLADKRVSDTQTHQIAARKEEQMKTLRAALGLGSLDDSEQVKDEISDPSRNRREGQNADMKRHEKSEHSFLDRDLNWKKRGTEDQYDDKDVKKGASKEMKQKDKKRRSKDDSSDTDSGERKGTKKNLRDSRRNDSESDLDIDVNNKYVASRNSKKNRRHDSDDSSETDSGGEHKVTKKHSRNKRKDNLETDSDSDLDQKYLTSRKHKKNRRHDSDDSSDTDSDGEHKKTKKSVRNNQRGHGSDLDSDVDKKHTSKKQKKSTRHDSDGSDSFTDGDKIGMDSHKKKGSGRHESHKVKKQRSRKQDSTDETNSDSGIEDKHRQLKHKSQHGKRYGESDSSDHDSSDSDVGRMKSTHRYHSKHTGKSRVNSESDSEKSRKYPNKDDRRRRHDIDDEKSGDNRSSSDELVKRRRGRRHNIDDSSEEEGEYFGRSGKIATKGKIDAKRQHDSNNSDDSLAVHRKGDDDHKKAKKYLSGDGFNLEKGGKLSSGARERGKGNLDHAEGRRHNTDDKSEEEGEYLGRSGKIATKRKIDGKRQHDDSENSDDSLAVKHKRAKKYSSDDSDLEKGVKSTDGARERGKNHADGLYKFKKDSINELNHASQRTDKMNGKRKLDEGPEIEQEPESKSRNRNSDPKKDIKHDSESSRRSRSGRYDDTRDGRYREDFKIDSESNTRSRYSAQIEDDDRKSIRTGSRYSEETEHGSRHHRKANESHHHRRTDQDTEEEKRHSRYEEPRGRKHERDEGLKSSREVERGEYQPSSRQRSEKDYETRESTRDREDSRKRPKYESRSSRRDNH comes from the exons ATGTATAACGGTATTGGATTACAGACTCCTAGAGGGTCTGGCACTAACGGTTATATCCAGACGAACAAGTTTTTTGTGAGGCCAAAGACTGGAAAGGTTGCTGAAAGCACCAGAGGATTTGAAGAAGATCAGGGCACTGCTGGAGTTTCCAAGAAACCTAATAAAGACATTCTCGAGCATGACCGCAAGCGTCAGATTGAACTCAAACTTGTCATACTTGAGGACAAGCTCAACGAACAAGGCTATACAGAGAAGGAAATTTCTGAAAAGTTGAGGGAAGCTCGTGAGAATTTGGAAGCTGCTTCTGGTTCTGAGGAAAAAGATGGATCCTCTGCCATTGTTCTTGCTGATAAGAG GGTATCAGATACACAGACTCACCAAATTGCTGCAAGAAAGGAGGAGCAGATGAAAACATTGAGAGCTGCTCTTGGGTTGGGTTCATTGGATGATAGTGAACAGGTTAAAGATGAGATTTCTGATCCATCAAGGAATAGAAGAGAGGGTCAGAATGCTGATATGAAACGTCATGAGAAGTCTGAACACTCTTTTCTGGACAGAGATTTGAACTGGAAAAAGCGTGGCACTGAAGATCAGTATGATGATAAGGATGTCAAAAAGGGGGCTTCAAAAGAGATGAAacaaaaggataaaaaaagaagatccAAGGATGATTCTTCTGACACAGATTCTGGTGAGCGGAAGGGAACCAAGAAGAACTTGAGAGATAGTAGAAGGAATGATTCTGAAAGTGACCTTGACATTGATGTCAACAATAAATATGTCGCCTCAAGGAACtctaaaaagaatagaagACATGATAGTGATGATTCTTCTGAAACTGATTCTGGTGGCGAGCACAAGGTAACCAAAAAGCACTCGAGAAATAAACGGAAAGATAATCTTGAAACTGACTCAGACAGCGATCTTGACCAGAAATATTTGACCTCGAGGAAGCATAAGAAAAACAGAAGGCATGATAGTGATGATTCTTCTGATACTGATTCTGATGGAGAGCACAAGAAAACCAAGAAGAGTGTGAGAAATAATCAAAGAGGTCATGGAAGTGATCTCGACAGTGATGTTGACAAGAAACACACCTCaaagaagcagaagaaaagCACAAGGCATGATAGCGATGGTTCTGATTCCTTTACGGATGGTGATAAGATTGGGATGGACAGCCACAAGAAAAAAGGATCTGGTCGACATGAAAGTCACAAGGTGAAGAAGCAAAGAAGCCGGAAACAGGATTCTACTGATGAAACCAATTCTGACAGTGGGATTGAAGATAAACACAGGCAACTGAAACACAAAAGCCAGCATGGTAAAAGATATGGAGAAAGTGACAGCTCTGACCATGACAGTTCTGATTCTGATGTAGGTCGCATGAAGAGTACGCATAGATATCACAGCAAACATACAGGAAAGAGCAGGGTAAATAGTGAATCCGATTCTGAAAAGTCAAGAAAGTATCCAAACAAAGATGATCGTAGACGCAGACATGACATTGATGATGAAAAAAGTGGCGATAACAGATCTAGCAGTGATGAATTAGTGAAGAGGCGCAGAGGTAGGAGGCACAATATTGATGATAGTTCTGAAGAAGAAGGCGAATATTTTGGTAGAAGTGGTAAGATAGccacaaaaggaaaaatagatGCTAAAAGGCAACATGATAGCAATAATTCTGATGATAGCTTAGCAGTTCATAGAAAGGGCGATGATGACCACAAGAAAGCTAAGAAATATTTGTCTGGTGACGGTTTTAATCTAGAGAAGGGAGGAAAATTGAGCAGTGGAGCTCGTGAAAGAGGAAAAGGGAACTTAGACCATGCAGAAGGTAGGAGACACAACACTGATGATAAATCCGAAGAAGAAGGTGAATATCTTGGTAGAAGTGGTAAGATagctacaaaaagaaaaatagatggTAAAAGGCAACATGATGACAGTGAAAATTCTGATGATAGCCTTGCAGTTAAACACAAGAGAGCTAAGAAATATTCATCTGACGATTCTGATCTAGAGAAGGGAGTAAAATCAACTGATGGAGCACGTGAAAGAGGGAAAAACCATGCAGATGGTTTGTACAAGTTTAAGaaagattctatcaatgagtTGAACCATGCAAGTCAACGGACAGATAAAATGAACGGCAAGAGAAAGCTTGATGAAGGTCCTGAAATTGAGCAAGAGCCAGAGTCAAAATCTAGAAATCGAAATTCTGACCCCAAGAAAGATATCAAACATGACTCTGAATCAAGCAGAAGATCACGGAGTGGTAGGTACGATGACACAAGGGATGGACGGTACAGGGAAGACTTCAAAATTGACTCTGAATCAAACACTAGATCACGCTACAGTGCACAAATTGAGGATGACGACAGAAAGTCGATTCGAACAGGAAGCAGATATTCTGAAGAAACTGAGCATGGAAGTAGACATCATCGCAAGGCTAACGAGTCTCATCACCATCGGAGGACTGATCAAGATACTGAAGAGGAAAAAAGGCACAGCAGATATGAGGAGCCTAGAGGGAGAAAACATGAAAGAGATGAGGGTCTAAAATCAAGCAGGGAAGTTGAAAGAGGGGAGTATCAACCAAGTAGCAGGCAGAGATCTGAGAAAGATTATGAAACTAGAGAATCTACAAGAGATAGGGAGGATTCCAGAAAGAGGCCCAAATATGAATCTCGATCAAGCAGACGTGATAATCATTAG